A stretch of the Halorussus salinus genome encodes the following:
- the coaBC gene encoding bifunctional phosphopantothenoylcysteine decarboxylase/phosphopantothenate--cysteine ligase CoaBC codes for MLAGVNVALGVTGSIAAVKVVELAHELRRRGASVRAVMTDSAQGIVHPWAVEFATDRSVVTEITGQVEHVELCGRDGWADVLLVAPATANTVGKMAGAIDDSPVTTCATTALGADVPVVVAPAMHEPMYDHPGVLDAIDRVESWGVEFVEPRIEEGKAKIATEEAIALDVARACSPDGFAGANVVVTSGATSEPIDPVRLLSNRSSGKTGRAVARACYALGADVTLVHDGPDVPYAEVAEVETAAEMTDKVLDRVEGGAADAVVSAAAISDYTVEAADEKIRSGRDLTLELTPTTKLIDRVREAGDLPVVGFKAETSGDDEEMVAQARETLRRAALSFVVANDASVMGDDLTRTLFVRENSTRKYEGTKGELGWQVAEQLADEL; via the coding sequence ATGCTCGCGGGAGTCAACGTCGCGCTCGGGGTGACCGGTAGCATCGCGGCGGTCAAGGTAGTCGAGTTGGCCCACGAACTCCGTCGTCGCGGCGCGTCGGTCCGCGCGGTGATGACCGACAGCGCGCAGGGTATCGTCCACCCGTGGGCGGTCGAGTTCGCCACGGACCGCTCGGTCGTCACCGAGATTACCGGACAGGTCGAACACGTCGAACTGTGCGGTCGGGACGGGTGGGCCGACGTACTCCTCGTCGCGCCTGCGACCGCCAACACGGTCGGGAAGATGGCGGGCGCGATAGACGACTCGCCCGTGACCACCTGCGCGACGACCGCGCTCGGCGCGGACGTGCCGGTCGTCGTCGCGCCGGCGATGCACGAACCGATGTACGACCATCCGGGCGTGCTGGACGCCATCGACCGCGTGGAGTCGTGGGGCGTCGAGTTCGTCGAGCCTCGAATCGAGGAGGGCAAGGCCAAGATAGCCACCGAGGAGGCCATCGCGCTCGACGTGGCGCGGGCCTGTTCGCCCGACGGGTTCGCGGGCGCGAACGTCGTCGTCACGAGCGGCGCGACCAGCGAACCCATCGACCCGGTTCGTCTCCTCTCGAATCGCTCCTCGGGCAAGACCGGCCGTGCGGTCGCGCGGGCGTGCTACGCGCTCGGCGCGGACGTGACGCTGGTCCACGACGGCCCGGACGTGCCCTACGCCGAAGTCGCCGAGGTCGAGACGGCCGCGGAGATGACCGACAAAGTCCTCGACCGCGTGGAGGGCGGGGCCGCCGACGCCGTGGTCTCGGCCGCGGCCATCTCGGACTACACCGTCGAGGCCGCCGACGAGAAGATTCGGTCCGGACGGGACCTCACGCTCGAACTGACGCCGACCACGAAGCTCATCGACCGCGTGCGCGAGGCCGGAGACCTCCCCGTCGTCGGGTTCAAGGCCGAAACCTCCGGCGACGACGAGGAGATGGTCGCGCAGGCCCGCGAGACGCTCCGCCGGGCGGCCCTCTCGTTCGTCGTCGCCAACGACGCCAGCGTGATGGGCGACGACCTGACCCGGACGCTGTTCGTCCGCGAGAACAGCACGCGCAAGTACGAGGGGACGAAAGGCGAGTTGGGGTGGCAGGTCGCCGAGCAGTTGGCCGACGAGCTGTAG
- a CDS encoding Na+/H+ antiporter subunit E, which produces MRPRKWPVVGVLLAVLWLFVRGVALDPASILGEFLIGLAFGLPVAFAFRRFYTERTELGRNLRALPYAGVYVALFLKELLTANIDVAYRVLAPSMPLEPGVVVVPLRVETDAAITTIANSITLTPGTLTMDYDEETNALYVHGITGRNREAVVEPIRAWEDYALVIFDEERKPGDPVPEVPGAPRVGERADGGPDVTEGGEADGE; this is translated from the coding sequence GTGAGACCCCGCAAGTGGCCGGTCGTCGGCGTCCTACTGGCGGTGCTGTGGCTGTTCGTCCGCGGCGTGGCGCTCGACCCGGCCTCGATTCTGGGCGAGTTCCTCATCGGTCTCGCCTTCGGTCTCCCGGTGGCGTTCGCCTTCCGGCGGTTCTACACCGAGCGGACCGAACTCGGCCGCAACCTCCGGGCGCTTCCCTACGCGGGCGTCTACGTCGCGCTGTTCCTCAAGGAACTGCTGACCGCGAACATCGACGTGGCCTACCGCGTCCTCGCGCCCAGCATGCCTCTCGAACCCGGCGTGGTGGTCGTGCCGCTCCGCGTCGAGACCGACGCCGCCATCACGACGATTGCCAACTCCATCACGCTGACACCCGGAACGCTCACCATGGATTACGACGAGGAGACCAACGCGCTGTACGTCCACGGCATCACCGGTCGGAACCGAGAGGCGGTCGTCGAACCCATCCGCGCGTGGGAGGACTACGCGCTGGTCATCTTCGACGAGGAGCGAAAGCCCGGCGACCCCGTGCCGGAGGTCCCCGGTGCGCCCCGCGTCGGCGAGCGCGCCGACGGCGGGCCGGACGTGACCGAGGGAGGTGAGGCCGATGGCGAGTGA
- a CDS encoding TIGR04206 family protein codes for MEDRDWRRPLTLLALAALPWTVLTSGDLVFAWGLVTTDPIHLTTLSDYLLVYTRGLPNRLLAWPVAVLLYALAVGNATLGTVAPELEDRRVTGGLLGLAGVSDLWFALGLRTPGLLAVPVGTVMLWTAAWWFHWPDLRTALWR; via the coding sequence ATGGAAGACCGCGACTGGCGGCGACCGCTGACGCTCCTCGCGCTCGCCGCTCTCCCGTGGACCGTTCTCACGTCCGGCGATTTGGTTTTCGCGTGGGGACTGGTCACGACCGACCCGATTCACCTCACGACACTTTCCGACTACCTGCTGGTCTACACCCGCGGTCTTCCGAATCGACTGCTCGCGTGGCCCGTCGCCGTCCTGCTCTACGCGCTGGCGGTCGGCAACGCGACGCTCGGAACGGTCGCCCCCGAGTTGGAGGACCGACGCGTGACGGGGGGTCTCCTCGGGCTGGCGGGCGTCAGCGACCTCTGGTTCGCGCTCGGCCTGCGGACGCCGGGCCTGCTGGCGGTGCCGGTCGGGACCGTCATGCTGTGGACCGCGGCGTGGTGGTTCCACTGGCCGGACCTGCGGACCGCGCTGTGGCGATAA
- a CDS encoding complex I subunit 5 family protein, whose translation MSGQFVIAPLLVALVTAIATLLTRRFNRVQTTLSLLGGVGYLGAVAWLVSKVDPLGATNVFSYQLSGWQAPFGITLVADSLSAFMLAFSAVIALAALVFSSAYVDTFGQRVSYHPLYHFMMVGVTGSFLTGDIFNLFVWFEVMLMSSYVLVVFYSGPEHTRAALQYVVLNLVGSAVMLLAIGGLYSTTGTLNMADLSRRVANPAAYGDFAVAPVLGLSALLFAVFALKAGLAPFQFWVPAAYRAAPAPVSAMLAGVVKKVGVYAIIRVYFTVFGAAALGGLSFPGLSVPDGGSALLAFYGPILFVMAAASIIVGGLGAVGRDDIDGLLAYSSIGQVGFIVLPLAIAATTTDESIRVLGVSAALVYALNHGFAKGLLFMASGAVYDAVGTEEFPDLGGLSETAPWLSGGFFVGALALIGIPPLSGFFGKLLVFDAAGQASSTAGLAVALFGAILTIAYFSRAWNRGFWGEPSLLVQHGETRFTLVAVVVAMALAIALLGVGFDVVMRAAEAGAEAALDRQEYVETVLGGGSGAEAAGGGGGGHS comes from the coding sequence ATGAGCGGACAGTTCGTCATCGCGCCGCTGTTGGTCGCGCTCGTCACCGCGATAGCGACCCTGCTGACTCGTCGGTTCAATCGAGTGCAGACGACGCTGAGTCTCCTCGGCGGGGTGGGCTACCTCGGGGCGGTCGCGTGGCTGGTCTCGAAAGTGGACCCGCTCGGCGCGACGAACGTCTTCAGCTACCAGCTGTCGGGCTGGCAGGCACCGTTCGGCATCACGCTGGTCGCCGACTCGCTGTCGGCGTTCATGCTGGCGTTCTCGGCGGTCATCGCGCTCGCCGCGCTGGTGTTCTCGTCGGCCTACGTCGATACGTTCGGCCAGCGCGTCTCGTACCACCCCCTCTATCACTTCATGATGGTCGGGGTCACGGGGTCGTTCCTCACGGGCGACATCTTCAACCTCTTCGTCTGGTTCGAGGTGATGCTCATGTCGAGCTACGTCCTCGTGGTGTTCTACAGCGGTCCGGAACACACTCGCGCGGCGCTCCAGTACGTCGTATTGAATCTCGTCGGGAGCGCGGTCATGCTGTTGGCAATCGGTGGGCTGTACTCGACCACCGGGACGCTCAACATGGCCGACCTCTCCCGGCGCGTGGCGAATCCCGCCGCGTACGGCGACTTCGCCGTCGCCCCGGTCCTCGGTCTCTCGGCGCTGTTGTTCGCGGTGTTCGCGCTGAAGGCCGGACTCGCGCCGTTCCAGTTCTGGGTGCCCGCGGCGTACCGGGCGGCCCCGGCACCGGTGTCGGCGATGCTCGCAGGCGTCGTCAAGAAGGTCGGCGTCTACGCCATCATTCGCGTCTACTTCACCGTGTTCGGCGCGGCCGCGCTCGGCGGCCTCTCGTTCCCCGGTCTCTCGGTCCCCGACGGCGGGAGCGCACTGCTCGCGTTCTACGGGCCGATTCTGTTCGTGATGGCCGCGGCGAGCATTATCGTCGGCGGTCTCGGCGCGGTCGGCCGCGACGACATCGACGGCCTGCTGGCGTACTCCTCGATCGGACAGGTCGGGTTCATCGTCCTGCCGCTGGCCATCGCCGCGACGACGACCGACGAGTCGATTCGCGTGCTGGGTGTCTCGGCCGCGCTGGTCTACGCACTGAACCACGGCTTCGCCAAGGGCCTGCTGTTCATGGCCAGCGGCGCGGTGTACGACGCGGTCGGCACCGAGGAGTTCCCGGACCTCGGCGGTCTCTCCGAGACCGCGCCGTGGCTCTCGGGCGGCTTTTTCGTCGGTGCGCTCGCGCTCATCGGCATCCCGCCGCTGTCGGGCTTCTTCGGGAAGCTCCTCGTCTTCGACGCGGCGGGGCAGGCCAGTTCGACGGCGGGACTCGCGGTCGCGCTGTTCGGCGCGATACTCACTATCGCGTACTTCTCGCGGGCGTGGAACCGCGGCTTCTGGGGCGAGCCATCACTGCTCGTCCAGCACGGCGAGACGAGGTTCACGCTAGTCGCCGTCGTGGTCGCGATGGCCCTCGCTATCGCCCTCCTCGGCGTCGGCTTCGACGTGGTGATGCGGGCCGCCGAGGCTGGCGCGGAGGCCGCGCTCGACCGGCAGGAGTACGTCGAGACCGTCCTCGGAGGCGGTAGCGGTGCCGAAGCCGCTGGCGGTGGCGGAGGTGGTCACTCGTGA
- the mnhG gene encoding monovalent cation/H(+) antiporter subunit G has product MNTIHQLVVAALVVVGGFFLLVGTVGLIRFPDVYNRMHASSKAATLGASSILLAGFVYYGPQGAGLTSLVGIVFLFLTAPTGAHLISRSAQKMGVPFFGDEARWPREEAEESRSD; this is encoded by the coding sequence ATGAACACGATTCACCAACTCGTCGTCGCGGCGCTCGTCGTCGTCGGGGGCTTCTTCCTGCTGGTCGGCACGGTCGGCCTGATTCGGTTCCCCGACGTGTACAACCGGATGCACGCCAGCAGTAAGGCGGCCACGCTCGGGGCCTCCTCGATACTGCTGGCGGGGTTCGTCTACTACGGTCCGCAGGGCGCGGGCCTGACCTCGCTGGTCGGCATCGTCTTCCTGTTCCTGACCGCGCCGACCGGCGCGCACCTCATCTCGCGGTCGGCCCAGAAGATGGGCGTGCCGTTCTTCGGTGACGAGGCGCGCTGGCCGCGGGAAGAGGCGGAAGAGTCGCGCTCGGACTGA
- a CDS encoding DUF7344 domain-containing protein, translating into MTEQPGTEPNDVSAAFDLLRDARRRGVIYTVKRNGRTSVSELARRIAAWQSADGDDAPDRTSVETSLVHAHLPKLAAAGVVEYDREAGTVELDGATRDLDPLLERTRDREPTLVRAARTTNLERALET; encoded by the coding sequence ATGACGGAGCAACCCGGAACCGAACCCAACGACGTAAGTGCGGCTTTCGACCTCCTCCGCGACGCCCGACGCCGGGGAGTCATCTACACGGTAAAGCGCAACGGCCGAACCAGCGTCTCCGAACTCGCCCGGCGAATCGCGGCGTGGCAGTCGGCCGACGGCGACGACGCGCCCGACCGTACGTCCGTCGAAACGTCGCTCGTCCACGCCCACCTGCCGAAACTGGCCGCCGCGGGCGTCGTGGAGTACGACCGCGAGGCGGGCACCGTCGAACTTGACGGCGCGACGCGGGACCTCGACCCGCTGCTGGAGCGGACCCGTGACCGCGAACCGACGCTGGTGCGGGCCGCCCGGACGACCAACCTCGAACGCGCCCTCGAAACCTGA
- a CDS encoding MnhB domain-containing protein: MSTVIARTVTRTVVPIILVTAVALLLQGHNLPGGGFIGGVLTVTAFALIYIIYGLDYLEEELLHQNRETIIESLQHGIVENYQIAFGVGLAVAAVSGLVPLLFGGNFLLQDHWYTPALPVYGELHVASALAFDLGVYFVVVGSLLTILAVVGSE; encoded by the coding sequence CGTACCGATAATCCTCGTGACCGCCGTCGCCCTGCTGTTGCAGGGTCACAACCTCCCCGGTGGCGGCTTCATCGGCGGAGTCCTGACCGTGACGGCGTTCGCGCTGATATACATCATCTACGGACTCGACTACCTCGAAGAGGAGCTACTCCACCAGAACCGCGAGACCATCATCGAGTCCCTCCAGCACGGCATCGTGGAGAACTACCAGATAGCCTTCGGCGTCGGACTCGCGGTCGCCGCGGTCTCGGGACTGGTACCGCTCCTGTTCGGCGGGAACTTCCTGTTGCAGGACCACTGGTACACTCCCGCGCTTCCCGTCTACGGGGAACTACACGTCGCGAGTGCCCTCGCCTTCGACCTCGGCGTCTACTTCGTCGTGGTCGGGTCGCTCCTCACTATCCTCGCGGTGGTGGGAAGCGAATGA
- a CDS encoding 50S ribosomal protein L11 — protein MAETIEVLVPGGQADPGPPLGPELGPTPVNVQEVVNEINDQTEAFDGTEVPVTITVEDDGGFEIEVGVPPTAALIKDEAGFDTGSGEPQEDFVADLSIDQVRKIAEQKSPDLLAYDTKNAAKEIVGTCASLGVTIEGDDAREFKQKVDAGEYDDVLVDEAAA, from the coding sequence ATGGCTGAGACGATAGAAGTACTCGTCCCCGGCGGGCAGGCGGACCCCGGTCCGCCTCTCGGTCCCGAACTCGGACCGACGCCGGTCAACGTACAGGAGGTCGTCAACGAGATCAACGACCAGACGGAGGCATTCGACGGCACCGAAGTCCCCGTGACGATCACGGTCGAGGACGACGGCGGCTTCGAAATCGAAGTGGGCGTCCCGCCGACGGCGGCGCTCATCAAAGACGAAGCCGGGTTCGACACCGGTAGCGGCGAACCCCAAGAAGACTTCGTCGCGGACCTCTCCATCGACCAAGTTCGGAAGATAGCCGAGCAGAAGTCCCCGGACCTGCTCGCCTACGACACCAAGAACGCCGCGAAGGAAATCGTCGGTACCTGCGCCTCGCTCGGCGTCACCATCGAGGGCGACGACGCCCGCGAGTTCAAGCAGAAGGTGGACGCTGGCGAGTACGACGACGTGCTAGTGGACGAGGCGGCGGCGTAG
- a CDS encoding OBG GTPase family GTP-binding protein: protein MGLEEEIENLREEIAETPYNKSTESHIGRLKAKLAEKKEKLENQSSAGGGEGYHVEKHGDATVAFVGFPSVGKSTLLNSLTAAESETGDYEFTTLDVNPGMLQYNGANIQLLDVPGLIEGAAHGRGGGQEVLSVVRAADLVVFVLSVFEIDQYERLRKELYENKIRLDQEPPSVKIAKKGKGGIRVTSSVELDLSEDVVKEVLREYGYVNADVTIREQLDVDRLVDGVMDNREYIPSIVTVNKVDLIEPDYIDTVNEDLREYGIDPDEAIFISAEEEKGLDSLKDTIWRELGLMRIYMDKPGRGVDKEEPLVLKKGSTVGDAARKIGGNMDERFRFARVSGPSAKHDEQQVGKEHELADEDILRLVVRK, encoded by the coding sequence ATGGGACTGGAGGAAGAAATCGAGAACCTCCGCGAGGAGATCGCCGAGACGCCGTACAACAAGTCTACGGAGAGCCACATCGGACGGCTGAAGGCCAAACTCGCGGAGAAGAAAGAGAAACTCGAAAACCAGTCCTCCGCCGGTGGCGGCGAAGGATACCACGTCGAGAAGCACGGCGACGCGACCGTCGCGTTCGTCGGATTCCCGAGCGTCGGCAAGTCCACCCTGCTCAACTCGCTGACGGCGGCCGAGAGCGAGACGGGCGACTACGAGTTCACGACGCTCGACGTGAACCCCGGCATGCTCCAGTACAACGGCGCGAACATCCAACTGCTCGACGTGCCGGGTCTCATCGAGGGCGCGGCCCACGGACGCGGGGGCGGCCAAGAGGTACTGTCCGTCGTGCGCGCGGCCGACCTCGTCGTCTTCGTCCTCTCGGTGTTCGAAATCGACCAGTACGAACGCCTGCGGAAGGAACTCTACGAGAACAAAATTCGACTCGACCAAGAGCCGCCGAGCGTCAAGATAGCCAAGAAGGGCAAGGGCGGCATTCGGGTCACGTCGAGCGTCGAGTTGGACCTCTCGGAGGACGTGGTGAAAGAGGTTCTCCGGGAGTACGGCTACGTCAACGCCGACGTGACCATCCGCGAGCAACTGGACGTGGACCGTCTCGTGGACGGCGTGATGGACAACCGCGAGTACATCCCCTCCATCGTGACCGTCAACAAGGTGGACCTCATCGAACCCGACTACATCGACACCGTCAACGAGGACCTGCGCGAGTACGGTATCGACCCCGACGAGGCCATCTTCATCTCCGCCGAGGAGGAGAAGGGACTGGACTCGCTCAAAGACACTATCTGGCGGGAACTCGGGCTAATGAGAATCTACATGGACAAGCCCGGCCGCGGCGTGGACAAAGAAGAACCGCTGGTCCTGAAAAAGGGCTCGACCGTCGGCGACGCCGCCCGGAAGATCGGCGGGAACATGGACGAGCGGTTCCGGTTCGCCCGCGTCAGCGGCCCGAGCGCCAAGCACGACGAGCAACAGGTCGGCAAGGAACACGAACTCGCCGACGAAGACATCCTCCGACTCGTCGTCAGGAAGTGA
- a CDS encoding monovalent cation/H+ antiporter complex subunit F encodes MASEASLLEPVVNATLILAAALTLLAGYRVIKGPTVPDRVVALDTIATNVVAIAALFALVTGEGLFVTVSLVLAIIGFISTIAVSQYVVEGDIIE; translated from the coding sequence ATGGCGAGTGAAGCGTCGCTCCTCGAACCGGTCGTGAACGCGACCCTGATACTCGCGGCCGCGCTCACCCTGCTCGCTGGCTACCGGGTCATCAAGGGGCCGACGGTGCCCGACCGAGTGGTCGCGCTCGACACCATCGCCACGAACGTCGTCGCCATCGCGGCGCTGTTCGCGCTCGTGACCGGGGAAGGCCTGTTCGTCACGGTGAGCCTCGTCCTCGCCATCATCGGGTTCATCAGCACCATCGCAGTCAGCCAGTACGTCGTCGAAGGAGACATCATCGAATAA
- a CDS encoding sodium:proton antiporter, whose protein sequence is MTQFVLAGVLGVLFALGTFLVLRRDVVRVVWGVTIISQSANVYLVTMGGLSGSVPILGGHGGGHGAGVTDPLVQALVLTAIVIGFGTTAFALVLTYRVYEEHGTIDLLELGDKA, encoded by the coding sequence ATGACGCAGTTCGTCCTCGCGGGCGTGCTGGGCGTCCTGTTCGCACTGGGAACCTTCCTCGTCCTGCGCCGCGACGTGGTGCGGGTCGTCTGGGGCGTCACCATCATCAGCCAGTCGGCGAACGTCTACCTCGTCACGATGGGCGGCCTCTCGGGGAGCGTCCCCATCCTCGGTGGTCACGGCGGCGGCCACGGCGCGGGCGTCACCGACCCGCTGGTGCAGGCGCTCGTGTTGACCGCCATCGTCATCGGCTTCGGGACGACTGCGTTCGCGCTCGTGTTGACCTACAGAGTCTACGAAGAACACGGAACCATCGACCTGCTGGAACTGGGTGATAAAGCATGA
- a CDS encoding VOC family protein — protein MNATLDHVMMRVEDLEETLDWYGTHLDYEEKGRWEADTFTNVYLGPEEVHDEGALLEITYNHDDRSYEMGDGWGHIAVRVDDVYDAYEGLIDEGVEDYRDPDSCGGSYAFVKDPDGHEIEIVERDHGARWSLDHTMIRVEDADEALGWYTRKLEYEHTGRWESDTFANYFMKPAGAADEAMAVELTYNYDGRTYDLGDAWGHLAVRADDLQDDWATLMERDAEDYRDPESCDNRYAFTKDQDGHEIEVIERDE, from the coding sequence ATGAACGCCACGCTCGACCATGTGATGATGCGCGTCGAAGACTTAGAGGAGACCCTCGACTGGTACGGAACCCACCTCGACTACGAGGAGAAGGGCCGCTGGGAGGCCGACACGTTCACCAACGTCTACCTCGGTCCCGAGGAGGTCCACGACGAGGGGGCACTCCTCGAAATCACGTACAACCACGACGACCGGAGCTACGAGATGGGCGACGGCTGGGGACACATCGCCGTGCGCGTAGACGACGTGTACGACGCCTACGAGGGTCTGATAGACGAGGGCGTCGAGGACTACCGCGACCCCGACTCCTGTGGCGGTTCGTACGCGTTCGTCAAAGACCCCGACGGCCACGAGATCGAAATCGTCGAGCGCGACCACGGCGCGCGCTGGAGCCTCGACCACACCATGATTCGCGTCGAGGACGCCGACGAGGCGCTGGGCTGGTACACCCGAAAGCTGGAGTACGAACACACCGGCCGCTGGGAATCGGACACCTTCGCCAACTACTTCATGAAGCCCGCAGGCGCGGCCGACGAGGCGATGGCGGTCGAACTCACGTACAACTACGACGGGCGCACGTACGACCTCGGCGACGCGTGGGGCCACCTCGCTGTTCGCGCCGACGACTTGCAGGACGACTGGGCGACGCTGATGGAGCGCGACGCGGAGGACTACCGCGACCCCGAGTCCTGCGACAACCGCTACGCCTTCACCAAGGACCAAGACGGCCACGAAATCGAAGTCATCGAGCGCGACGAGTAA
- a CDS encoding DUF7827 domain-containing protein has product MTTTNDKLRSVLLAAMLVTSVFAGTAAFAGTVAANHDTSGTQDISSTDVVFQGQTAAATGYANDASVTLYDDDGNYEDQYSADGSGHVTFATNGLEGQYTLGGTNSSSSNVYDFQVVQQTVALNKSNVSVSTNVDGVHFNIDDSNRAGDFDFTVNSTDSDFNNQTFNAGESDSFNVSTVDLGAGNYTLTMAVNDTTTTEEIQLTVTEAADLDATFDQNVFGQQRGDVANITVDLTSTSVADVFVGSSEVNYLQKIDIQDKNDDGKVHIHFNSYYTNESGYEYVTAEGDDTANIDDSFGGQTNVENAPVASGNYPLNVTENNNKDNELDVATLNLGQRSTDAAQSWVAPSNSLSGNNLNPSDVTDVVSQSNTVASGDYAVVQVKASGLYGSFNDSNTNWNRSGLDLTIQQEDAGVNANPISFNASNESVRTVVDSQNNTFFALVPTNQIDYDDTRGDTESLPTGEWNATFTVEEPFAVASDTEQVSTTFTVEEKSVTLNEGNDITVGQRMTNVSGQSNLAPGTTLTVEARSSGQFLKTTQVEVGSEGMFTASFDFSDVSNGTEFSVATRNNFPGSSDEISGVVNVNAVDETETTEGTSTTTTTTTTTTTTTTEETTTEETTTEETTTEAGTTETTTDGGDGGIPGFGVSVALVALVAAALLALRRSN; this is encoded by the coding sequence ATGACAACGACAAACGACAAACTCCGCAGCGTACTTCTGGCTGCGATGCTGGTCACGTCGGTCTTCGCCGGCACGGCCGCGTTCGCAGGTACAGTCGCTGCAAATCACGATACGTCTGGTACTCAGGACATCTCGAGCACGGATGTCGTCTTCCAGGGCCAGACCGCGGCTGCGACCGGCTACGCTAACGATGCAAGTGTAACGCTCTACGACGACGACGGAAACTACGAAGACCAGTACAGTGCTGACGGCTCTGGTCACGTCACCTTCGCTACGAATGGTCTGGAAGGCCAGTACACGCTCGGCGGTACCAACAGCTCGAGCAGCAACGTGTACGACTTCCAGGTCGTTCAACAGACGGTTGCGCTGAACAAGTCGAACGTCTCCGTCTCGACTAACGTTGACGGCGTTCACTTCAACATTGACGACAGCAACCGTGCTGGTGACTTCGACTTCACGGTGAACTCGACAGACAGCGACTTCAACAACCAGACGTTCAACGCTGGTGAAAGTGACTCCTTCAACGTGAGTACTGTCGACCTCGGTGCTGGCAACTACACGCTCACCATGGCGGTTAACGACACCACGACTACTGAGGAAATCCAGCTTACGGTCACCGAAGCTGCAGACCTTGACGCGACGTTCGACCAGAACGTGTTCGGCCAGCAGCGCGGTGACGTCGCTAATATCACCGTCGACCTGACGAGTACGTCGGTCGCCGACGTCTTCGTCGGTTCCTCTGAGGTCAACTACCTGCAGAAAATCGACATTCAGGACAAGAACGACGACGGTAAGGTCCACATCCACTTCAACAGCTACTACACGAACGAGTCTGGCTACGAGTACGTCACGGCGGAAGGAGATGACACTGCCAACATCGACGACAGTTTCGGCGGCCAGACTAACGTTGAGAACGCTCCCGTCGCGTCGGGTAACTACCCCCTGAACGTCACGGAGAACAACAACAAAGACAACGAACTTGACGTCGCTACACTCAACCTCGGCCAGCGTTCGACCGACGCTGCCCAGTCTTGGGTCGCTCCGAGTAACTCCCTCAGTGGGAACAACCTCAACCCGAGCGATGTCACCGACGTTGTCTCCCAGAGTAACACGGTTGCTTCGGGCGACTACGCGGTCGTGCAGGTCAAGGCCTCCGGACTCTACGGTTCATTCAACGACTCGAACACGAACTGGAACCGCAGCGGTCTCGATCTCACGATCCAGCAGGAGGACGCTGGCGTCAACGCCAACCCGATTAGCTTCAACGCATCTAACGAGAGCGTGCGGACGGTTGTTGACAGCCAGAACAACACGTTCTTCGCTCTCGTCCCGACCAACCAGATTGACTACGACGATACTCGGGGCGACACCGAGTCGCTCCCGACCGGCGAGTGGAATGCTACGTTCACCGTTGAGGAACCGTTCGCCGTCGCTAGCGACACCGAGCAAGTCTCTACGACGTTCACCGTCGAAGAGAAGTCGGTTACGCTGAACGAGGGCAACGACATCACCGTCGGCCAGCGCATGACCAACGTCTCCGGTCAGAGCAACCTCGCGCCCGGTACGACGCTGACCGTCGAGGCTCGCTCCAGCGGCCAGTTCCTCAAGACCACGCAGGTCGAAGTCGGCTCCGAAGGGATGTTCACTGCGTCCTTCGACTTCAGTGATGTCTCGAACGGGACCGAGTTCTCGGTCGCGACTCGGAACAACTTCCCCGGCAGCAGTGACGAAATCAGCGGCGTCGTGAACGTCAACGCGGTCGACGAGACCGAGACCACGGAAGGTACCTCGACGACCACGACGACGACCACGACGACGACCACGACCACGACCGAGGAGACCACCACCGAGGAGACCACCACCGAGGAGACCACCACCGAGGCAGGTACCACGGAGACCACCACTGACGGTGGCGACGGTGGCATCCCCGGCTTCGGTGTTAGCGTGGCCCTCGTCGCGCTCGTCGCTGCCGCGCTGCTGGCTCTCCGCCGCAGCAACTAA